A genomic window from Synechococcus sp. CBW1107 includes:
- the serA gene encoding phosphoglycerate dehydrogenase, translated as MTKVLVSDPIDQTGIDILSQVAQVDVRTGLPPEQLQQIIGDYDALMIRSGTQVTAAIIEAGTRLRIIGRAGVGVDNVDVEAATQRGVLVVNSPEGNTIAAAEHALAMMLALSRHVPQAHVSTMAGGWDRKKYVGNELYKKKLGVVGLGKIGSHVARVAKAMGMEVLAYDPYISAERAQLLQVRLMAVGPLFAEADFISLHLPRTPDTENLVNAELLATMKPTARLVNCARGGIVDEKALAEAVSSGTIAGAALDVYNNEPLEADSPLRQVDDRLILTPHLGASTEEAQENVSVDVAEQIRDVLLGLPARSAVNIPGLTPEVMERLKPHLQLAETLGLLLSQLAGGSIQDLEVRLQGEFASHPSQPLVVAALKGLLSSALGDRINYVNAGIEARSRGIHVLEVKDDASRDFAGGSLQLTCRGGQGSHSVTGAVFADGDLRITTIDEFPVNVMPTRHMLITRHRDMPGIIGNIGSLLGEHNVNIASMQVGRRIVRGDAVMVLSLDDPIPPSLLISIHGINGIQEAHPVTL; from the coding sequence ATGACAAAGGTTCTGGTTTCTGATCCCATCGACCAGACGGGAATCGACATCCTCTCCCAGGTGGCGCAGGTGGATGTGCGAACCGGGTTGCCTCCGGAGCAGTTGCAGCAGATCATCGGCGACTACGACGCCCTGATGATCCGCTCCGGCACCCAGGTGACCGCCGCCATCATCGAGGCCGGCACCCGCCTGAGGATCATCGGCCGAGCCGGTGTCGGTGTCGACAATGTCGATGTCGAGGCCGCCACCCAGCGGGGTGTGCTGGTGGTGAACTCCCCTGAGGGCAACACGATCGCGGCAGCGGAACATGCGCTGGCGATGATGCTGGCCCTCTCCCGCCACGTGCCCCAGGCCCACGTCAGCACCATGGCCGGGGGCTGGGACCGCAAGAAGTACGTCGGCAACGAGCTCTACAAGAAAAAGCTCGGCGTGGTGGGGCTGGGCAAGATCGGCTCCCACGTGGCCCGCGTCGCCAAGGCCATGGGCATGGAGGTGCTGGCCTACGACCCCTACATCTCCGCCGAGCGCGCCCAGTTGCTGCAGGTGCGCCTGATGGCGGTCGGCCCCCTGTTCGCCGAAGCGGATTTCATCAGCCTGCACCTGCCCCGCACCCCGGACACCGAGAACCTGGTGAACGCTGAGCTGCTGGCCACGATGAAGCCGACGGCGCGCCTTGTGAACTGCGCCCGGGGAGGCATCGTCGATGAGAAGGCCCTGGCCGAGGCCGTCAGCTCAGGCACCATCGCCGGCGCCGCCCTCGATGTCTACAACAACGAACCCCTGGAGGCGGACTCGCCGTTGCGCCAGGTGGACGACCGCCTGATCCTCACGCCACACCTGGGGGCCTCCACCGAAGAAGCCCAGGAGAACGTGTCGGTCGATGTGGCCGAGCAGATCCGCGACGTGCTGCTGGGGCTCCCCGCCCGCAGTGCCGTGAACATCCCCGGCCTGACCCCGGAGGTGATGGAGCGGCTCAAGCCCCACCTGCAGCTGGCGGAAACGCTCGGACTGCTGCTCAGCCAGCTGGCTGGAGGCTCGATCCAGGACCTGGAGGTGCGTCTCCAGGGTGAATTCGCCAGCCATCCCTCTCAGCCGCTGGTGGTGGCCGCTCTCAAGGGCCTGCTCTCGAGCGCCCTGGGCGATCGCATCAACTACGTCAATGCCGGGATCGAAGCCCGCAGTCGCGGCATCCACGTGCTCGAGGTCAAAGACGACGCCAGCCGCGACTTCGCCGGCGGCTCCCTTCAACTCACCTGCCGAGGCGGCCAGGGCAGTCACAGCGTCACCGGAGCGGTGTTCGCCGACGGCGACCTGCGCATCACCACGATCGACGAGTTCCCGGTCAACGTGATGCCCACCCGGCACATGCTGATCACCCGCCACCGCGACATGCCCGGGATCATTGGCAACATCGGCTCGCTGCTGGGCGAGCACAACGTCAACATCGCCTCGATGCAGGTGGGCCGCCGCATCGTCCGTGGCGACGCGGTGATGGTGCTGAGCCTCGACGATCCGATCCCCCCCAGCCTGCTGATCTCGATCCACGGGATCAACGGGATTCAGGAAGCCCATCCGGTCACGCTCTGA